From Polyangiaceae bacterium, a single genomic window includes:
- the ltaE gene encoding low-specificity L-threonine aldolase: MPIDLRSDTVTQPSAAMREAIAKAPLGDDVYGEDPSVNELQDEVASLLEKQAALFVPSGTMSNQLALMAQTERGDEVVIGERAHCAWFESGAAAALSGVQFATAGSGGLFDADDLRAAIKPSSYYLPRTSLVAVENTHNASGGRVFPLADVVAIAEAAHAANLKLHLDGARLWNAAAATGVSLAELAAPADSVSVCFSKGLGAPVGSALVGSRELITRARRLRKMLGGGMRQAGVLAAGALYALRNNQSRLADDHRHARFFAENIASCEGITLDLESVQTNIILFEVPGSAEELCERARQRGVLLSAMGPKSVRAVTHLDVSFDEVREAASSIKQLLDGGWG; encoded by the coding sequence ATGCCGATTGATCTGCGCTCCGATACCGTAACCCAGCCGAGCGCCGCCATGCGTGAAGCCATCGCCAAAGCGCCGCTGGGGGACGACGTGTATGGCGAGGACCCTAGCGTGAACGAGCTGCAGGACGAAGTCGCGAGCCTGCTCGAAAAGCAGGCGGCGCTCTTCGTGCCCTCCGGCACGATGAGCAATCAGCTCGCGCTCATGGCCCAGACCGAGCGTGGTGACGAGGTCGTGATCGGGGAGCGCGCCCACTGCGCCTGGTTCGAGTCGGGTGCGGCGGCCGCGCTATCCGGCGTTCAGTTCGCGACCGCAGGCAGCGGCGGTCTGTTCGACGCGGATGATCTGCGGGCCGCCATCAAGCCGAGCAGCTACTACCTTCCCCGCACGTCACTGGTGGCAGTGGAGAATACGCACAACGCATCCGGCGGACGGGTGTTCCCCTTGGCAGACGTGGTGGCTATCGCCGAAGCGGCCCACGCCGCGAACCTGAAGCTCCACTTGGATGGCGCGCGCTTGTGGAACGCAGCGGCGGCCACAGGGGTGAGCCTCGCGGAGCTAGCGGCACCCGCCGACAGCGTCAGCGTCTGCTTCTCCAAGGGACTTGGAGCACCCGTCGGCTCGGCGCTCGTTGGTTCTCGGGAGCTGATTACCCGCGCCCGGCGCCTGCGCAAGATGCTCGGCGGTGGCATGCGCCAGGCCGGCGTGTTGGCGGCGGGTGCCCTGTACGCACTTCGGAACAACCAGAGCCGACTAGCGGACGATCATCGCCACGCGCGTTTCTTTGCGGAAAATATCGCAAGCTGCGAGGGTATCACGCTCGACCTAGAAAGCGTGCAGACCAACATTATCCTCTTCGAGGTACCAGGTAGCGCGGAAGAGCTATGCGAGCGCGCAAGGCAGCGCGGGGTACTACTCTCCGCGATGGGCCCAAAGAGCGTGCGGGCTGTGACCCACTTGGACGTCAGCTTCGATGAGGTGCGCGAGGCGGCGAGTTCCATCAAGCAGCTCCTCGACGGGGGTTGGGGGTGA
- a CDS encoding tetratricopeptide repeat protein, with translation MRGEAFSPPAATLLALSALLTLGACAPSFSDAFERERAAAIRTYGAGRYVEAAQHWEQVAKEAPDKHQRYEALYRAAVSYKRGKRGSEARRLYQRILKEAPDTSRAPRAAYDLADLDIEGGKDAAGFKAMEQVIERYPDASTGPSALNRYLVWLEDQQGEAAAKAWLESRIPRQEGTELGQYLHYAYAKLLLSMGDKRGALARYLLVADKYPYPKGALWDDSLFHAAELEQELGNPQGAVKHLKRMLKEREPSSLSGSYERPRYSESQYKLALLYRDALHQPEDAIREFERLRKDFTTSILRDDAAWQEAKLRVQRNDTSGACRAMRWLRDEIPDSRYSACGQLLCSELKPLDRECRDYIQRELRPAAEELDDASEAP, from the coding sequence GTGAGGGGCGAAGCGTTCTCGCCGCCGGCGGCTACGTTGCTCGCGCTGTCCGCGCTACTGACGCTTGGCGCCTGCGCACCGTCCTTCAGCGATGCGTTCGAGCGCGAGCGCGCCGCTGCCATTCGTACCTACGGCGCAGGCCGCTACGTCGAGGCAGCGCAGCACTGGGAACAAGTGGCGAAAGAAGCGCCAGACAAACATCAGCGCTACGAGGCGCTGTACCGCGCGGCAGTCTCCTACAAGCGCGGCAAGCGAGGCAGCGAGGCGCGAAGACTCTATCAGCGTATCCTTAAGGAAGCGCCAGACACGAGCCGCGCGCCAAGGGCGGCCTACGATCTCGCCGACCTCGACATTGAAGGCGGAAAGGACGCTGCTGGCTTCAAGGCGATGGAGCAGGTAATCGAGCGCTACCCCGACGCCAGCACGGGACCGTCTGCGCTAAACCGCTACCTCGTGTGGCTCGAGGATCAGCAAGGAGAGGCTGCAGCGAAGGCCTGGCTCGAGTCGCGCATTCCACGCCAGGAAGGCACAGAACTCGGGCAGTACCTCCACTACGCCTACGCGAAGCTGCTACTGAGTATGGGCGATAAGCGGGGCGCGCTCGCTCGCTACCTGCTGGTCGCTGATAAGTATCCCTACCCGAAGGGTGCCCTGTGGGACGACTCGCTGTTCCACGCGGCGGAGCTCGAGCAAGAGCTCGGGAACCCCCAAGGCGCAGTGAAGCACCTCAAGCGCATGCTGAAGGAGCGCGAGCCGTCGAGTCTGTCCGGTAGCTACGAGCGCCCCCGCTACAGTGAGAGCCAGTACAAGCTCGCGCTGCTCTACCGTGACGCCCTCCACCAGCCCGAGGACGCCATCCGTGAGTTCGAGCGCTTACGTAAGGACTTTACCACGAGCATCCTGAGGGATGATGCCGCGTGGCAAGAGGCCAAGCTGCGCGTCCAGCGCAACGACACCAGCGGCGCGTGTCGGGCGATGCGTTGGTTGCGCGACGAGATCCCGGATAGTCGCTACTCAGCTTGCGGTCAGCTGCTGTGCAGCGAGCTCAAGCCGCTCGACCGCGAATGCCGCGACTACATCCAGCGCGAGCTTCGGCCAGCAGCAGAAGAGCTCGACGACGCCAGCGAAGCGCCCTGA
- a CDS encoding FHA domain-containing protein: MDCGNRLKPAQRVVEPTPPRGVQSPLGGTAFMDQSPLAEQPQQPPAPAAPIAPAAAIAPAAAIAPAAPERPPSVRPRPAAPDFEFAPKPPAGEGNTCSRCGTLNPEVNRFCLSCGSQLHHSKPALASPVVDFGAPPAPTPQNVTCGRCKGSNQPNMRFCQFCGASLTGNDATRPDSPEARQAAAEAFEQIRQAAPQPPTPAPIAQAAPAYAAPQPVATAPHPQPLAGHQPIPVPAPVPAPQPVVSPQPVPLPHPHPAPQPTQPQPAAQPHTAPQPGGAPAAEASGQARGKLVVIAQDGSPGREYPIFDDQVDIGRHEGAIVLPNDPYVSPRHARVMHRDGHFFIRDLGSVNGVYVRLTKSESLRNADLLLVGLEVLRFEIVSEAEKGLGQAAERGTQIFGSPAAPRFARLCQKTVEGVTRDVYHLTREQTVIGRESGDIVFTGDPFMSRRHAGITREPSGRDFSLRDLGSSNGTYLAIRGEQQLEDGDHVRIGQHLFRLEILSGSRQARREF, translated from the coding sequence ATGGACTGCGGGAACCGCCTGAAGCCGGCGCAACGAGTGGTCGAACCCACGCCACCGCGCGGCGTGCAGTCTCCGCTGGGCGGGACTGCGTTCATGGACCAGTCGCCGCTCGCAGAACAGCCACAGCAACCGCCAGCGCCCGCTGCGCCCATCGCGCCTGCCGCTGCCATTGCGCCCGCTGCTGCCATTGCACCCGCTGCACCCGAGCGCCCACCGAGTGTGAGGCCGCGGCCCGCTGCGCCGGATTTCGAGTTCGCGCCCAAGCCACCCGCTGGCGAGGGCAATACCTGTTCGCGCTGCGGCACGCTGAACCCGGAGGTCAATCGCTTCTGCCTCTCGTGCGGTTCGCAGCTCCATCACTCGAAGCCCGCACTGGCGAGTCCGGTCGTGGACTTCGGAGCGCCCCCAGCGCCCACACCCCAAAACGTGACGTGCGGCCGTTGCAAGGGCAGCAACCAGCCAAACATGCGCTTCTGCCAGTTCTGCGGAGCCTCGCTGACAGGCAACGATGCAACGCGCCCCGACTCGCCGGAAGCACGCCAAGCCGCAGCGGAAGCGTTCGAGCAAATTCGACAAGCCGCACCTCAACCGCCAACGCCCGCGCCCATCGCCCAGGCCGCTCCAGCCTACGCAGCCCCTCAGCCTGTTGCGACTGCCCCGCACCCACAACCACTCGCGGGGCACCAGCCAATTCCGGTGCCAGCGCCGGTTCCCGCCCCACAGCCGGTAGTGTCGCCGCAGCCCGTGCCGCTGCCTCACCCTCATCCAGCTCCTCAGCCGACGCAGCCCCAACCCGCAGCGCAGCCTCACACGGCGCCGCAGCCCGGAGGAGCCCCCGCGGCCGAGGCGTCGGGGCAGGCCCGTGGCAAGCTCGTTGTGATCGCTCAGGACGGTAGCCCTGGCCGCGAATACCCGATTTTCGACGACCAGGTAGACATCGGCCGGCACGAAGGGGCGATTGTGCTGCCCAACGACCCTTACGTTTCCCCGCGCCACGCTCGGGTGATGCATCGTGACGGTCACTTCTTTATCCGCGACCTAGGGTCCGTGAACGGCGTCTACGTGCGCCTAACGAAGAGCGAAAGCCTGAGAAATGCTGACTTGCTTCTCGTTGGCTTGGAGGTGTTAAGGTTCGAAATCGTGAGCGAAGCGGAGAAAGGCTTGGGGCAGGCAGCGGAGCGAGGAACGCAAATCTTCGGTTCTCCAGCCGCGCCGCGCTTCGCGAGGCTGTGTCAGAAGACGGTTGAAGGGGTCACCCGCGACGTCTACCACCTGACGCGCGAGCAAACTGTCATCGGGCGAGAGTCAGGTGATATCGTGTTCACGGGCGATCCATTCATGAGCCGACGACACGCAGGAATCACTCGAGAGCCCTCCGGGCGCGACTTCAGCCTGCGTGACCTGGGTTCGTCCAACGGGACGTACCTGGCGATCCGCGGTGAACAACAGCTGGAAGACGGCGATCACGTACGTATCGGCCAGCACCTATTTCGTCTGGAAATTCTTTCGGGTTCACGCCAAGCACGGCGTGAGTTTTGA